The sequence below is a genomic window from bacterium.
TGCTCAAAGATGTTCCTCTCTGGAACCAGAACGATCCTGAAATTTTTCTTTCCACTGGCCGCCTGGGCAACAGAGGTCCATACCAACAGGCCGACAAGGAAAAGTCCGGCGATTTTAGTCCACATTTTCAAGGGTGTATTTCCTGTTACCGAGGCCGAGTCTTTCGGCGTGTTCCAGGATGGGCTGCCACCGGATACCGGATATAGCGTTGATCTTGTCCTGGGCGCCCAGATCCGTAAGTTTGCTTCCCGCAAGGCCCTGAGCGCCGTTGACAAGGTCCACAGCAGCCTGATCAATGGCCACCGGATCGGTGGAAACCAGGATGCCCACGTCGGCTACGAAAGGCGGGTCGTTGAAATCGAAACAGTCACAGTCCGGGCTCATGTTGATGAGATAGTTAAAAAACAGCCCCTTGTCTTTCTTGTTCTTAAGGGCCCCGGCCACGTACTCGGCGGTCTTCTCCTGGGTGATGGCCGGATCGGTCTTCCAGTTAACCGCGATGGCACCAAAGCTGCACGACACCGTGCACTCGCCGCAGCCGATGCACCTCTCCTCAACAATGAGGGCTTTAGTCCCAGCCTCCCATTCGATGGCGTCAACAGGGCACCATTGGAAACATTTTCCGCACATGGTGCACCTTTCCTCATTCACCGCCGGCAATACATCCGAGTGCATCTCCTGCTTTCCGCTGGGGGCGGCGCACCCCATGCCGATCCCCTTCAGGGCGCCCCCGAAACCGAACAGTTCGTGACCTGTAAAGTGGGTCAGGTTAACCACAACGTCCGCCTGATGAAAACCAGAGGCGATCTTGACCTTGGAAAAGTGTTTACCGTCCACCTTCTCCGAGACGTAGTCCTTCCCCATGAGTCCATCGCCAATGATCACCGGCGCGCCTATGGTAGCGTAAGAAAAGCCGTTCTTTATGGCGGTCTCCAGGTGGTCCACAGCGTTGCCGCGGCTGCCCTTGTACAGGGTGTTGGTGTCAATGAGGAACGGCTTCCCGCCGGCCTTCTTGATCTCCTCGACGACCACCCTGGCGAACATCGGGGGCAGGAAGGCTGTGTTGCCCTCCTCACCGAAGTGCAGCTTGACAGCCACCTTGTCACCCGGGGAGATCTTTTCAGCGAACCCGGAATGGCCGAAAAGCTTGCGCGTCTTGTCCAGAAGGTTGTACCCCATCTGGCCTCTGAGGTTGGTGAAGTATACGGTGGATGCGGTCATGTGATCACTCCTTAATCATTGGGGTCATTACCAGTGGCATTAAAAGGTAAAAAATTCAGTTTGGCCCAAGCGTTGGGGGAATCTTCCCCAAGATCAGGTGTTAACGGAGGCACTCTCAAAGTAGTCAACAACGTATCCCCGTCCTTGATCACCTGGTCAACATGAGCATCCGATACTTTAGTGGGCCCCCAATAATTTCCTTGAGCCAGGATTACATCAGCACCGTCCGTATTAGCCGTGGCGATGGCATCATAGGGAAGGTTTGAAAAGATGCTGTTGCGTCCACCTTCATCGCATATGTTGTACGCCTGGCAGTCTCCCAGGATCGGCGATTTGGAAATAGAACTAAAATTATAATCGAGGACAACGCCGCCCGAGCTGTTCAGAAAGATACTGTTTTGCTCGAAGATAACCGGGGCATCTCCCGAGATCATGACACCGTACCCCATGTTTTCTGAGATGCGGTTGTGAATCATATTTGATGTCCCAAAGACATTCCCGGTAAACAGGACACCGTTCGAGGTAGAGGAAACAGAGCCGGTGATATTGCAGGAAGAGATTTGCTGCGACCCGTTATGGGCCCAGATAGCCAAAGCGTTCCCTCCAAAAAAACTATTGGAGATATTGCCCGTGCCGCTCAATATCTGAACACCTGCACCTGGTGCGGCAGCAGATTGAAAATAGAATTCAGAACCGGTCACCGTGTAGCTAACATTATCCAGATATAACCCACCTCCCCCACTGAGACTGTCGGCATTGGATGCATCAACAATACTGGACATAAAATCCACACTCACAGCGGCGTCGTCATCCTCGGCATAAACCGCCCACGCCCCCTGCCCGTCGAAGACACAGTCTTCCACCGAAAGTCGCGGGTCAGGACCCGCACTGTCGGATATACGAACCGCGTTCCCGGCCCCCAGCAGCCTCAAATTTTTAAGGCTAAGATCCGCATCAACTGAAAAAATGCTTGCGCTGGAAACAAGTGACTGGAGGATGGTGGCGGTGGACATGACGGCCGGAAAACTCGGGTGGCCCGAGGTGATGGTATTGCCATAACCGCTGCCCTGGACTGTAAGGTCCACATTAATGGGGATGGTGAGGGCTGTTACGCTGTCGCCGAAAGCAAACCCCGCACCCGTGCTCAGCCCGATGACATCCCCGGCCCCCGCGCTGCTGAATAAAGCAAGCAGATCAGCAGGGTCCGCACTTGAGATACTCTCGAGGATTACCGAACCGCTGGTTGTCTCGTTGTCGTCACGGTCACTGGCCCTCACGAGAACGGTGTGCATACCAGCCGAAATATCCGCCGAGGATGCCAGGTAGGACCACTCGACGTCCGAGTTCTTGTTGGGCGGATCTTTGTCTATTTCAGCCGCACTCCAAGTCGCCCCGTTATCGCTGGAAACAAGAACAGTGGCCACATTGATGTTGTCGGTAGCCCTGCCCTGGAAAAGGTAGTACTCCATCGAACCCGTATCGTTGAAAAAAACCGTCTGCGGAATGAAGGATGTGTCGATGGATGGAGCAGACTCGTCGCTGCCGCACCCCGCAAGGAAAACAAAAAGACCGATAAGAACAACTATATATATAGTGTACTGAAAGGCTGCCTTTCTCTTCATAACCAACTCCTTTCACCACCAGACTCTAAAGGTGATAGGGTCGCAAAAAGTCCAATCCGGAACTTTTCGCTCTACGGAAAGGGAAAAGCGTGGTTTTCCCTTTCCTCACAAATCAATGACTTACGGTGCGAGTCATTGATTTGGGCGCCCCGCGCGGGGCGCGTTGATGACTTTTTGCGAAGCCATCAAAGGTAAATCTATAATTCATTATCACAAGGTGTCACCCTGCGCAAGAATACGGATTTGAAATTCCAATTTTAACCGCAGAGATAGCTGAGGAAAACTTCATTCAGGGTTAAGAAGCAATTACCGTGAATACGTTAAGAGCTAACTTACCACAGCACAGCCATTCCCAGGCTGCACCACAGGGTTGCACAGGGTAAAACTAAATCAGGGGTAAAGAACGATTCCTGTAAAGGAGGCAATTTTCACCACGGATTCACCCTTCGACTTTGCTCAGGGCAGGCAGGACAGGCTGAGCGACTTGGCGAAAGGGTAAGATCTAAAGCTGAAAACGCGACTTCTGTAGAAACGGCAAAAGCAAAATTTAACAGGGATGAAGGGGATGAAAGGGATGGGTACAGATTATATAAAAAACCAATTCCCAAAATGTTAATTTATCACGATTATCCTTTTTATCTCTTTTATCCCTGTTAGCTGGTTTTTATCCCCTGTATCCCCTTTATCCCTGTTAAATCCGCCTTTGTATTTTGGAATGGGACCCTCAGCGCTAAAGCGTTTGTGCAACTGGATTCCGGATAATCATGCCGCAGGCGCGCTTTCCGGAATGACAGTGCTGGAGGGGTTCGCCTGTATTCTAATGACACATGGATACTTCGAAACATAGATACTTTGATACACAGGCCCGAAGCCCGGGGCCGCTCATCGTCCCCCATTCTCCCCTACCCCCACACCCCCATACCTGAGCCCGACCTCCGGGGCTGAGACTCCTCTCCCGGACACATTGTCCGGATTCCGGACGAAAAACCCTGTTAATCACGCGAACCGGAGACCCGAGTCAATCCGGATAAATGGTTTAAATATTCGAATATACAGAATTTTTTAATAAAAATTCTGTCTGGCATCCACCTTGCGTCCTTAGGAGCAAAAGAAAGGAGGCTAAATCATGGGAAGAAACAGGAGCAGGGAGTCGGGACAAGGCATGACGGAGTACATAGTCATTGTGGCGCTCATCGCAGTGGCAGCCATCGCTGTGGTGGGTTTTTTCGGGGACGTTGTTAGGAACCAGTTCTATAACATGACAGCGGCTCTCGCCGGCTCCTCTTCCAAAAGCGATGTGAGCAAATTCGTTAAAAAAGCTGAACGGGAAAAGAACCAGAGAGGCATGGACGACTTCTCGTCCTCGGCCCGATAAAGGTCTTGGTTCGATGGCACTCGCGAAGACCATAAACTGGGGGCCGCCTCTAAACCAGAGGGGACAGGGAGCTGTTGAGGCCATCTTGGCACTCCCTGTCTTCCTCACTCTCGTATGCCTCGTCTTTCAGCTCTTTTTCCTGGGCATAGCCCAAATCCAATTGCAGTATGCCGCCTTTTATGCAGCACGAGTGGGTGCCGTCCACGGCGCCGATCTGAACAGGATGAAGCAGACTGTCACAAGTATTTTAGCCCGCTCCCCAGGACTGCTGTCCATATCCCGGGATCACTTTGAGATCGAGATCATAGACGACCTGGGAAATGAAAAAAAGAATTCCGTACCTTCAGTTGAGCAGCCAGCAGGCACTCCACTAATGGTCCGTGTCCATTGGCATTACCCTCTCACCATACCGCTCGCAGACGCATTTTCACTTAAAAACAGCAAGTTTCCCGTCCCGGGAAGACCCAGTGTCCATCTTAAGGCTTCGTGGGCAATGACCATGTTCGGATCAATATCGGAGGATCACAGCGATGCAAAAAGTCCACAGCCATAGCCGAAAAATGCGGGGTCAAACTCTGGTGCTGGCTGTTGTCCTCCTCAGCCTCTGCTCCACCTTAATGCTGGGTATGTTCCAGGTTTCCCTGGCTGTACAGGAAAAGATCCGCCTCCAATTGTCAGCGGACATGGCTGTCCTGTCCGCCCTGAACTGCCAGGCCAACGGTCTGAACACCATTGCCATGGCTAACAGGGCCATCCTTGCAAACGATGCCATGGCCGGACAGATCAACGCCATGGTAAGCGAAGCAACATTTTACAGGAGGCTGACAGAAGAGTTTAAGAAGCTGCTGCGCTTTATCCCTTACGCGGGGCCTGTCAGTAGTTTCATTTCCTCCGGCGCACACGCTATTGAGAAGGTTATCAGAAAGACCGCTTCGGTAACGCTCCCCCTCACTCATTACTCAAATGCTGCATTACGAAAAGCGCAGGAAACAGTTCGCATTCTCCTGCCTTTTTACTCCTTGAGAGCAGCCAGAACCACACTCAAAGAAAACATGCCCCAGGCACAAATGACTATCCCCAGCGAGGCCCTTGTACTTCGTCAGGCCAGGTCCTTACAGAAAAGATTTACAGAGGTACAGCAGGCATCAGCTAACACGCTCAAGGCAAAGACTATGGATCGCCACACTCTGAAACGAAACTGGAGGATAAAAGTCGCAGGTCTATCCCCCGCAAAAAAAACCGGCGGCACTACGATCACATCTGATGACCTGGTCTCTCGGGATAAATTGCAGGTTAAGGTTTTCAAGCGGCTCCGTTGGAGATGGAAGACCGCTCTTACAACTCAGAGTCGAGCCTCTGATTTCGGTTATCAAACTCCTGCCACACTAATGTCCATAGATACCTCTGATATTCAATCGGCATTAAGCCTTCCCATCCTGGTCCAATCGGATATGCCCTCGTCCATCGTAAACGGTCCTTTCAAGGAGAAAAAACTCCTTGCCCTCTCAGCGGGAAGGCTCCTTTACAGGCGAGACAACAGGGAAGATGAAACCGAGAACATTTTCAACCCGTTCTGGAGGGCTGAACTGATGCCGGTGGCGAGTGAACCCACTGCAAAGCGGCTCATACCGGAGATGATTCTGAAAGAGGTCAGGCATTGAGCTGTTCAAGACAAACTGCAAAAGTCAGAGGACAGGCTCTTGTGGAACTGGCGGTTATTCTCCCGGTTCTGGTCCTTTTCATGGCAGCTGTAATACCGCTGATCGTTAAAGGGGTGGCCTTGCCCTGGCTGGACGAAAGACTCACTCTCAGACAGCTGAGCCAGAAGGATGAACAGGTCCACCGTCAGCTTCAACTTACCCACGAGTCGGATCTCCTTCCCCCCTATTTTGATAATACCCGGCTTGAGGAGAGCACCCTAAACGCTTCCATGGGCATGTCTTTACCTCTGCTGGGAAAAACTTTCCCCGGGAATATGACCAGGAAACTCACCACCGCCGCCTTACCTGAGCACGGATGGTGGAACCGGGCGATCTTTGGCAGCCCGCAAGGTTCAGACCGCAATATTTCAAGAGGCCTTACCATGGTAGCGGCCCGGGTTCCCCTTGAAACCGAGGTTCCCGATGAGGTGAGGAGGTTGACAGTCATTGGATTCGCGTCAGGAAAGACAAACATTCTGGAAAAGACCGGTTTCAACCTGTTCCATCTCAACCTCGACGCCCTTCCTGAAACCGCGGAGGGAGGAAAAACAAAATGAAGCGAAGGTCCTCGGGACAATCCCTTGTTGAAACATCCATTCTTACAGCATCCATTTCCATCGGAATTTTATGCTTGTGGGCGGTGTGCAGTGAAAAAATCACACTTTTTATTGATCTGGTTCTGGCTGCCATCGCCAGTCCCGTGCCCTAGGAGCCGAAAATGAAGAGAAATTCAATCCTGATCATCGCGTCCTGTCTTATCGGTCTTATTACAGCCTCTGCCTATTCATCCAGAATCCGGCATCTACGGGATGAGATCACTCGTTTTTCTGAAAAAGTCCCCGTCCTGACAGTTTCCAGGAATATAAAAGCCGGCGAAACTTTGGAAGCTGAAGATCTTGAAGGGACACTGTTTTTAAAAGAGCAGGTTTCCGTAAGAACCGTTTCACCGGAAGATGTGGAACTCATTGTGGGGCGCCGGGTAATCCACCCTGTGCCTGCCCGGGACCCCATCCTCTGGACTGACTTTCCAGAAGGGCCGCGGGTGCAGCATCCCTCGGAGATGATCCCCACAGGATACCGGGTCATCGCCCTCCCCGCCGATGAAATCCACACTCTTGTTCACTTTATATCCCCCGGTGACACAGTCGACATTGTCTCATCTACTTTTGAAAGTTCGGGAGACAGGTTGGTAAGCCGGCTCATCGCCGAGAACATCGTCGTCCTGGGAGTGGGACGCCAACTGAAGGGACGACCAGACAACTCTGATACAGAGGGTTTTCCACTCTCGGTAACTCTTCTGGTTGACCCTGAAGACGCACTGGCGATCCTTCGTGCGTCCCAGACCGGCGCGATCCATTTTCTTGCCATTGGTTCCAGCCCCTTTGCGGGGATCTACGATGAGAACAACCGAACAGCCACAGCAAAAAGACTCTCAGGAAAAACACAATGACAAAGAGACTGATAACTATACTGTTGACCCTGGGGTTTGTACTTAGCTGCTCTGAAGCATCACGATCCCAGGAAGTTGTGCTGCCTGAGGAATCAGGCATCTGGCAGACAGATCAAACTCCACAGAGCTTCTCAACATCACCCCCTTCTGTTGCAACAGCCCTGAAGTCCCTGGAAAACATGGAAAATCTGGTCATTACCGAGTTCCCCGGCGGCGCTATTCTGGGGGGTAAATTGCTCAGTCCGGAGGATATGCGCCGTGTTGCTTTGCTGAGCGATTCCATTGAAAACATTTTCAATCTGTGCTCTTTCCACCCGGATGCGCTTAAGATCGCGGCATCTTACCTCGGAAAGATCCTGAGTCAGAACCGGATCAACGGTTTACAGCTGTCACCCATGGGCAATGCTCTGCTCCTGACTGGCACCCCTGTCGAGGAAGGAGATGTCTCAAGGGTACAGCGGATGTGCAGTTCCCTTCACATCCCTCTCATCAACGGGACGCGTTCCGGTGTCGCCGACCCCAGGATGATCCTTTTTGAAGTTTCTTTCGTGGAAGTCAACAAGGATACCTTCAGAGAATTCGGAGTCAAATGGCCGTCATCAACTCTGCTCTCCGACTCTAATGGAATGCGCGTCGGCCAACTGGAACCTGCCAATGCCCTGGAGGTCACCATCAACCACCAGATACTTAAAGGTAACGCAAAGATCATATCAAAACCACGCATTGTCTGCGCTTCCGGGCAAAAAGCCTCTTTCCAGGCAGGAGGCGAGATCCCCATCCCCCGCACGGACAGTGAGGGTGGGATATCTGTCACCTGGAAACCCTACGGGATCATCCTTGAGGTGGCCCCATCCATCGATTCCCAGGGCAAGATCCATGTCCAGATCCGCTCAGAGGTCAGCATGGTCGACCATGCCAACGCCATCGAAGGCATCCCCGGGATCCTCACTCGAAGAGTTGACACCTACCTGAGCCTTGATACCGGGCAAACCGTGGTCCTGTCCGGTCTTGTCCACAGCGAGGATGCACAGAATATCCAGAAGGTTCCCCTTCTTGGTGATATCCCGATCTTTGGTGAGCTTTTCAAATCACGCAGTTTTCAGAAAAAAGAGACAGAGCTGGTAGTTTTTCTGACCCCCATGCCAGCCGTTGATGGTCCTCGAAATGAGGACAAATGGCGACCGATGATAACGGTCGAACAGTCGGGCATCGATCCCGACCCGCAATGAAAAGGAGGTAGTCATGAAAAGAAAAGCGAATTGGATGGCCCCCATGAGTTCACTGCTTGTAGTGGCGATCGCAGCGGTCTTGTTCCTGGTCCCGGGTGCTATGGCCGATGGCGGCAATGCAGCCGTGGCTGTGAACATCAACACTGCCGATACGGGTGAGCTGACAACACTGCCAGGCGTCGGAACCTCGAAAGCGACCGCTATAGTCAACTACAGGTCAGAGCATGGTCTTTTCGACACGGTAGATGAGCTGACTAATGTTCGAGGTATTGGAGCCAACGTCCTTGAAAAGATCCGGGATCTTATCAGGGTCCAATAAATGACAACTAAACGGGGGCAGGCTCAAACCTGCCCCCACAGGAGGCCTCCCATGATCCTGGTTGCATCGTTCCTTTCAC
It includes:
- a CDS encoding DUF362 domain-containing protein gives rise to the protein MTASTVYFTNLRGQMGYNLLDKTRKLFGHSGFAEKISPGDKVAVKLHFGEEGNTAFLPPMFARVVVEEIKKAGGKPFLIDTNTLYKGSRGNAVDHLETAIKNGFSYATIGAPVIIGDGLMGKDYVSEKVDGKHFSKVKIASGFHQADVVVNLTHFTGHELFGFGGALKGIGMGCAAPSGKQEMHSDVLPAVNEERCTMCGKCFQWCPVDAIEWEAGTKALIVEERCIGCGECTVSCSFGAIAVNWKTDPAITQEKTAEYVAGALKNKKDKGLFFNYLINMSPDCDCFDFNDPPFVADVGILVSTDPVAIDQAAVDLVNGAQGLAGSKLTDLGAQDKINAISGIRWQPILEHAERLGLGNRKYTLENVD
- a CDS encoding pilus assembly protein, with product MALAKTINWGPPLNQRGQGAVEAILALPVFLTLVCLVFQLFFLGIAQIQLQYAAFYAARVGAVHGADLNRMKQTVTSILARSPGLLSISRDHFEIEIIDDLGNEKKNSVPSVEQPAGTPLMVRVHWHYPLTIPLADAFSLKNSKFPVPGRPSVHLKASWAMTMFGSISEDHSDAKSPQP
- a CDS encoding pilus assembly protein, translated to MSCSRQTAKVRGQALVELAVILPVLVLFMAAVIPLIVKGVALPWLDERLTLRQLSQKDEQVHRQLQLTHESDLLPPYFDNTRLEESTLNASMGMSLPLLGKTFPGNMTRKLTTAALPEHGWWNRAIFGSPQGSDRNISRGLTMVAARVPLETEVPDEVRRLTVIGFASGKTNILEKTGFNLFHLNLDALPETAEGGKTK
- the cpaB gene encoding Flp pilus assembly protein CpaB; the encoded protein is MKRNSILIIASCLIGLITASAYSSRIRHLRDEITRFSEKVPVLTVSRNIKAGETLEAEDLEGTLFLKEQVSVRTVSPEDVELIVGRRVIHPVPARDPILWTDFPEGPRVQHPSEMIPTGYRVIALPADEIHTLVHFISPGDTVDIVSSTFESSGDRLVSRLIAENIVVLGVGRQLKGRPDNSDTEGFPLSVTLLVDPEDALAILRASQTGAIHFLAIGSSPFAGIYDENNRTATAKRLSGKTQ
- a CDS encoding type II and III secretion system protein; protein product: MTKRLITILLTLGFVLSCSEASRSQEVVLPEESGIWQTDQTPQSFSTSPPSVATALKSLENMENLVITEFPGGAILGGKLLSPEDMRRVALLSDSIENIFNLCSFHPDALKIAASYLGKILSQNRINGLQLSPMGNALLLTGTPVEEGDVSRVQRMCSSLHIPLINGTRSGVADPRMILFEVSFVEVNKDTFREFGVKWPSSTLLSDSNGMRVGQLEPANALEVTINHQILKGNAKIISKPRIVCASGQKASFQAGGEIPIPRTDSEGGISVTWKPYGIILEVAPSIDSQGKIHVQIRSEVSMVDHANAIEGIPGILTRRVDTYLSLDTGQTVVLSGLVHSEDAQNIQKVPLLGDIPIFGELFKSRSFQKKETELVVFLTPMPAVDGPRNEDKWRPMITVEQSGIDPDPQ
- a CDS encoding ComEA family DNA-binding protein, which translates into the protein MKRKANWMAPMSSLLVVAIAAVLFLVPGAMADGGNAAVAVNINTADTGELTTLPGVGTSKATAIVNYRSEHGLFDTVDELTNVRGIGANVLEKIRDLIRVQ